The nucleotide sequence TGACTCGAACCTATGACCTTTCGGTCACAAGGAAACAACATTTCCATTGCGCCAATGCTCGCCCTCATAAACAACCATCACATAATTGAGAAAAACCGagtaaaaatgtttaaaaaaaaaactaatatcacaattttattttgcaagtgtTCTCGGTAGCCACTTAGTGCTAACTGATACAATAcatgaaaccaaaagatgaGGACAATGTTTCCATGGGggcttttattttattgagtCATTTGTTTTAGAATTTCATGCCTAAGATCTAGGCAGATGCACTGAACAAAATCCTCGCTTACAGACACCCCAAGGACGAACACGATTAGCAGGTGGTACAACAATACTTACCATACAAATGACTATGATACGCGCTTGAATGCTAGTATACAGGGCACGAGCCATCTTCGCTGCAAGTGGATACTATAAGTCATCAACTGTCAACTGATGTTGGTGGATTACTAGCTCCGCATCGTCCTTTTTACACACATATATGAAGTGACAATCTGGATCTTCCAAAACAAAATCTGCTGGAAGTAAGCCCTTCTCGGTGATAGGAACGGGTTCCAGATCTGATTTTGATGACAAACCACAGCCTTCAGGCGTTTGGAATCCTGGTCTGGCTGTGAAATAATAGTCACAAGGACACAAAAACTAGATAAGGCACCTCTATAAGGAATCGTAAACACTGAAGTAACAAGCAAATTCATAGAATTATCATCTCTGTTTGACTGTTTGTTGACTATCCAAGAAAGATCCCAGGAAAAGGTGGGTACATCCTAGTTTACTACTCGAAAAATACTCAGCTTGCATGTATGCTATGCACAAGCAACATATATATGAAGCTCTGACAATCTGGACTGAAATTCCTAACTGAATAAACCAAAATCTTGTACCATTATATTTGTAGATAGATGTGGGACAAGAAAAATCTTGTACCATTATACTTGAACGGATGTTCACCATGTGTTATAATTGCCTCAAACTCACTAACAAAATATGACCATTTGTCATTGAAAGAGACGTAAAAcaaaatttaactaaaaatcaCAAGCAATTATCAAACATATTCAAATAACGTGGAAGCAAGATCACTTTTGGAGAACTAACTGAATGAGGGGAACTGTAGATATTTGAACAGCAAGAAAAAGGCGACTAttatgaaaggaaaataaacttACGTATAATGTACAAACAAATTTTCCAGTTGTACACTGGCCGTCTCAAATGAGGCATTCTTACTTTAGGATCACCGTACGTTATCTGCTATGTAGAAGTTTAAGAACAGATCATATATTTTTAGCTTTCAATAAAAGAAAGAACATTGAGAAATATAAAGCTTCATTTAAGGGTGCACAGTTACCAACATATAGATCCCTCCAGGTTTAAGAAGCCTACAAGAAAAAAATAACAACTAGGATTGGTGAAGGAATATAAAAGCAAACTATAATTAGCAAAGtttaaatggaaaaagaaattgggaaatggtCAAGTAATATAAGAAATTGCATCTGTATATTGAGTCTTAAAGTCCACAACCTGCTCACTTCCCCTAACATTTGAACAGCACTAATTGGAGCATTGTTGCCACACTAGAAACATAAGCACAAACGAGAGAATCAGAGTGTGCCCAGTAATGACTATGAGGAGTCATAAGAACATCACAACATGCATCATACGATTCATACCATCAGTGAATCAAGAGTTCCTTTGACAGACCACAAACCACAGGTGCAACAGGTGATGGCAGCAACAAAGGTTTACCAAgatgttaaaaagaaaattagtacACAACATTGTATATTTCTAAAATGAGTACACAAAGAAATAGATTCATACCTTTATCAATTACACCGTCAAACGAATCATCTGGGAAGAAACTCATATCTCTAACATCCATTTGCATGTCTATACAATCCATATAGGAAACATACCTAGAGTCTCCAATAGTTACTaataaaaaagcaattaaaaGTAGTTCTAGAGATTTTGATGAAGTAGATTTCCAAAAGGATACATTTCAGCTGAGGTATGTGCTCATATTTGCTTCTCATCATGTTGATAGCCACTGATGAAACGTCAATGTTCATTATGTCTTCATATCCATCCTTGACCATGTCCTCGGACATAACTGGGAAAGAGAACATTTTTCCATCATTACCTTAGTCAACAAGTACACAAAACCATAGGAAGTATCTTAATATGACGAAATTACAGATGTCAGGGTGCCTTCTGGCTAGACACCGCATATCTGTTGCATCAAAATCTTTCTCCTACGGATGGCAGGGACAATGCCACGCATAGGGACCCTAACTGCATCCGGTGCACCATTACTTTCAACATCAAATTTGCTAAATAGTGGGAAAGAAAATGATTCTTTGCAACTTTTTTCATTCTATGACCTACACAGAATGCATGGAAATCATATATCTATCAGACAAAACAGAGGGAAAACACACAACAGAACTTTAATTTGGGGAATTCATACTCATGCCGAAATCCCCAAAATAAAAGGGGTCAAATTTGAGTAGACAATGTTCAACCAACCACTAGCAGTAACCCTAAACCCCAATTTCTCTGATTTTTACCATAACTTCTCAATAAGTAAAAAAACCCAGctcaaaattaccaaaaaattaTCTGAAGTGCAACGGGAATGATCAGAACAACTGGATTTCGGGAACCAATACTCTTAACAAAAGTCCCAATAAATGAATACAAGCACAACGATCAATCAATGAGTCAAATTCCCACGTCAAACAAATTTCTTTCTGTACTTTCCTCTGagtttctcagcaaccaaacagagcagTTAAAGCAGAGagtcagtatatatatatatatatatatatatatatatgtatatagaaaacaaaaggggaaaggaagaaaaagagaatacGGGAAATGGGTGGGTGGAGAAAGAGTACCGGCATTGCCGCAGCCGACCATGAGAACAGAAGAGGAGATGGGGATGAAGTGGCGGACGAAAGGGCGGAGGGAAGAGTAGCGCTGGTACCAGTCGAAGGAGCCACCTTCTTGGACGTAGCGGGCGTCCCAGTAGAGGGCGTCGCTATAGTTGTAGGTGTTGCAGCTCGACTCGTCCCTCAACATCTCCTTTTCCTGCTGCTGCTCTGATGATTTCTGTGGATTTGACTAGACTTCAGTTGGTGAACAGTCGGCGAAAGGAAATGAAagtacgagagagagagagagaatggggaAGTGAGGTCGGGTTTCGTATTGGGGCTGCCGGCAATAACATTTGGGCCTTTGATCTAGGCCTGCGACATTTTCAGTCCAAACAAGGGTCATCGAGTCCATATCAAACTCAAGCAACCACCTCAACACCACCAACTCTTCCTGCTCGAAGAACCTCTTCAACATCAACCCCGGCACCCGCTCGGCCGATATCACCGCCGCCAAGTCCTTCGGCAGACTCTCCGACGCCTCGGCCATGGCGGTGGATGCAGCTTTTGAAACCCCGTCTCCTCCGTTTTACTCCCCTTCTTCCCATTTCAGCCCGCAGCGCCACTTCTACCTCGCCGTCGACAGACACCAGTTCAAGATGGTAATTTCTCCGCACCCATCTGCGTAAAAGTTGAGTTTTTTTTACTAATTGAAGTCAAAAGTTGTGAAATTTAATCGGGCAGGAGACGTTGATGGACTTATTGGGCGTGGCGGGTCGGCGTCCTGGGTTGCCCATGGTGGTCTGCTGCAGCTCACGTGACGAGCTCGACGCCGTTAGCTCCGCCGTCGGCAACGTCCCCTATATCTCTTTGGCTTCTCtggtaaattttcaatttttcttcttccaccCACACTCATTAGCCATTCCCTCATACGGTGTTATTGTTTGATTGATTCACTACATAAAATCTATGTGCATGAAATGCTAATGGTGTTTAAAAGCCTCAATATGCATCGACCCAAGGCTAATAAACCCAGGTTTTTCGTAACTTTTATGAACTCAGTTGTGTTCCACAACTTATGAAGCATGTTGATTAGTATGCAAAAGGGTATATAATTTTGACAATGTGTGATGAATAAGTTATTAGGACCGTGTCCCCGTTAATGCAgataaaaaaatggaagattGATCACTGGAAGAAGCTTTCGTGTGGGCTTGGTGTTCGGCCAAAAGAGTCTTCAATGGTTAAGTTATATTGTGGGGAGGAAGAACCGCATTAGAGTTTCTTCCTGTTTTCTGTCGACCTTTGGTAGTAGGAATGCACTTATTGTAGAGGAGTTCTTGTTTTATTGGGAATGCGTGATTGGATTATGAGCAGGTATCTTCGTTCCAGTTTTAACCAAGGGGTCTCACCCTTAACATAACGTCCTGTAGGAGTTCGAAATTTAGTTGCCTTCTAGGATGGTAGTTGCCAGAAAATGCCAGAAAGGGACAGATAATCGTGCCTGGCTCGACTTTGCAGTGTGCTTTGATTATTGTGCTTCATAGTCAAACTTCAAGCCATTACTGATAATTATTTGCTGTTATCGAATTTGAAGCTTTTAGTGATGGTCAAATGATAACAATCGAAATAGGTGATATTTGGTTGCATTTGAGTTAGTTATTATGGTTATGTTGTAAACGTGCCAAACACAATTAACCATGTTTAGAGACGTCACAACTTGGATCTCCAATTACTGTTAGTGTTTCTAATGTAGCCCGTGCATCATATCTTGTATCGCAGTACACTGACCTTGCTGAAGCAGACCGTTCTTTAATATTAGAGCATTTTCGGCAAGCAACAATGAGGTGGAACCCAGAATTGAGTGCTCAATCAGCAGTTGATAATGAGTCTGTGAAAGATGAACAAAAATCTCATATGATAGTTGCAACAGATGCATGCCTTCCGCTGCTTGCTTCTGGGGAGTCACCTATAGCTGCCCGTGTTCTTATAAATTATGAGTTACCGACAAAGAAGGTACAGTTCTCATTCTTCCTTTGGGAATTGGGACTTAGATGTACCGCAATTTCATGCATCCATTTATGCTGACAGTTACTCTTGTTGTGCCATTTCAAGGTCGTTAATGATTGAATTCTGTGTTATAACAGTTGTTAACATGGGGCTGCATGTGGTTTCGCTACCTTATGCATTACATTCTGTTTTCTCATGTATATGCTTCCTTCCTTACAATCCTCTGTGCAGGAAACATATATAAGGCGTATGACAACTTGTTTGGCTGCAGGTTCGTCCTACCAAGTTGTACTACTTTGTTAGTTGCATATTAATGGGGTATGCTCTCTTGCGATAACTTTGTACAAATACGTGCAGATGGGATTGTAATCAACATGGTCGTCGGGGGTGAGGTAGTAACTCTCAAAAGTCTTGAAGAAAGTAGCAACCTGGTCATAGCTGAGATGCCCATACATGTGAGTTTGTCAATGATTACGTTTCCCACATTTCATTTAGCCACCCTGTTCCTTTCTGTTTCTCTCGCGTAGATGGGCACTCGTTTGATATATGGTTGATTGGATTGCAGATTTCTGAGATCTTATGAAGAAATATAATGTGCTATGCTGACATGTCAGAGAAATCATTCCTTGTACTTTGCTGTGGTGGTCGAAGCAATTGTGCATGATCTGAGTGCCCTTTGAGTGGTTCCGACGATGTTTAATATGTACTGATTTGTGATTTTAGATGAGACTTGGTTTGGTAAGCAGTATACATCAAGGAGGAAGACATATTAAATCCAAACAAGTTTTGACTtttattgttttcaagaaaagaATAAATACGAAGGcaacaaaataacaaattccggaACTTAATACTTTTGGAGAGGCAACGCGCGCAAGGTGTTCAACATTTCATCCTCCAACAAGCATCTGCTTGTCTTTAGCGGAACTTTTGCCCAGGTGTACCTACTAGCTACGACATTAGAGATGACAAGCATCAGTGGAGATTAAGAAATTATACTTGAAATGATCATCAACGTAACATGCTGTTGTTTAAGTCGGTACCTCTGGTATCAATTGGAGTTCTTGTACGTGGGTTCTTTGGGATTGTATGTCTgttatcaattagttttaaaaacCTCCCATCAGCAAGAAGAAGACCAAAGAATCTAAGCTCCATTGTGCCTGCCTCCGCAACGATTGCTTGATAAACCTTGGGCGTACCAGCATCAACGGCCTCCAATATTATAAAATGGTTGAGACAGCCGGCAAGAAACTGCACACTTTCCCTTATCCCCCTTGCAAATTGCAGTCGGGCACCCTAAGAGAGACACAGAGAGAACAATGTACAAAAGTTATTTTCTTATAGAGGGTGAGCGTGAGCTACTGAAAATAAAAGAGCATGATCGAGTTAGTTCAAATCTTTTGCTTGTTGAACTCTTTCACAGCGAAAAGAGCAGGCGGAGTTTTAAGACGGCGCTTAGTATGCGATCTACCTCTGTCAACAATGGGACATGATGATGAGCGCCAGTCACTTATTTCGTGGTAttgttttttctgtttcttaGTCTTAGGAATATAAGTAGACGGACGTGAAAACAGGTCGTCCAGCTGCTGGAGTTGATTAATGTTGTAGTGGGACAAGTTGTTGAGTATTGCCGACGCTGGAGATGGCCTAGCACTAGTACTAGTGGCAGCAGGAGCACCAGTGCACGCCCCCAACTTTCCGACCACAGAGCGAAAGCGGAGAGCCAATGCCAATGCCATGTTTTCCGAGAACTAGTCTACTCAGACACTGACACTGCTAGTAAGACCGCTAAATGTTAAGTTTAATTGGTTTGTGAGCAAAAATCTACACAAGTCTAGACAAAATAGCTTTGTTAAAGCAACACCAAAAATCTCTTAGGAGTTTTTTTACAGCAAAACAACTGAATTATCGTAGCCGAATCAGTCGTCCCAACAAGAACAACAACATAATTCTAATTTATCAGAAATTGAAATTCAAATAGAACGATCAGAAATCAATCATTCGGGATCCCAATAAGGCAATCACAAAGAATTGATTTACCTTAAATATAATTTACGTGGGGGCGGAGGCGGAGGCGGAGGCGGCGGCTAGGAGCAGCAAGCAAAACAGATTTCGCACAGAACcaaacctttaaaaaaaaaaaaaaaaaaaaaacccttctaTTCTTTTAGGACGACAAGCCCTAGCTAGGACTTAAAGTTTAGTACGGAAGCCCAGTAggcattttctttttattacgtggcacaatctggtgCCTTGTATACGTTTTCAACGGCTGTAGATGAAAAAAGAGCACAATAACTACAACCTAATGCCCAATAGTCAGTTCAGTTTGGTGTTCTGGTCGGACTCCGTGTACAATTCTCTCTCCtgctcctcctctctctcttccctatCTCTCTCTGTTCAATCCGAGTTCTTCAACCTATCCCGGATCGCAAGAAGATAAACAGCCCCAATCTTCTCTGCCCCACAACCCTGAAAAATCCCAATTTATCTAGCAAGGAAATAGAAAGCCAcaatctttttcttcctttctctctccagAAGAACCCTAGAAAATCCCAATTCTTAAAGCCCCAATCTTTTCCTTCGAATCGGGTGATATTGCTTTAGAGCTTTTGGGAGACAATTTACCCTTGTTTCATCGAATGGAATCCGATCTGAAAACTTCCTCCTCCCCCTACAACCCTAGAAAATCCCAATTCTTAAAGCCCCAATCTTTTCCTTCGGATCGGGTGATATTGCTTTAGAGCTTTTGGGAGACAATTTACCCGTATCATCAAATGGAATCCGATCTGAAAACTTCCTCCCTAGAACCCTAGAAAATCCCAATTCGTACCTTGAAATCCTACACTCTTGAAAAAGCACTTTTGAGAATGGAAGCACTTCTGCGTTTGATAGTTACTGGTATTTGGACTTCTGTGTTTTGATCACTTCTGCGTTTTGTTTATTGGGTTTGATTCAAAATCGttactttttctttgtttattttcatGATTAGCATGACGGAGGATGAACAGACGCTGTTTTACTGTTTTACTGTCTTAttagatttggtgcttcatatgcAGATATATGTTTTACTGtcttgaagaaaaaaaggtaTTTTGAGTCTGTGAAGTACTAGAACCTTTGTGGCATTGCTTAAATTGCTTTTGGATATGTGAATACATCTCTTCCTGTGCGATTCACATATTACAGTTATAAAATTTTACAAAGTATTGGGAATTGCTTTTATTGATAAGCTTAGTTCTGCCAAATGTTTCATGCTGTGAATGTAGATGCGGTTAGTTTTTTGCGTAAATTGCTTTTGGTATATGTGAATACAGCATCTCTTCTTGTGCAATTCACATATTACAGTTGACAAGTTTTATAAAGTATTTGGAATTAATTTTATGGATAAGCTTGGTTCTGACAAAGGTTTTATTGTGAATGTAGACGGTGCACGGCTATATGTTTCTGTTAGTCTTTCTCTATCTAGGATTAGATTTTTAGtatgctagggttttatttaatAACATGATATATGCAATTCTTCTATCTGAAGATATATGGTTCTTAGGAGTGCTTATTATTCTCAAACATCAATCTATGATGAATTCTCAGAGTGCAAGTATATACAAGTCATTAAAACAATATTATGTGTTTGTGTTCTTCCTCATTGGTCAGTTTTGTTAAGCATTGATGTGTAAACATTGTGTATATTTATGAGTTTATGCTAACCTTTTCGTAGTCGAATAAGGATGCGTCGACACTGAGTCCTGCCATCAACGGGGTGTTGGTGGTGTTGAGAAATTGGAGCATGGCTTGCCGCCTGTGAGCAAACAAGTAGTGATGAATGCAAATTTTTGGTTTGTGCTCCTCAAATCATAGAACATAATGTCAGTATTTTAGTTCTGAACAGTTTGCACAACACAAAGGGTCTAATTTACAAACTGAACAGTTTGCAGAGAGTTTTGTTCTGCTAGTTGAAGATTGCATCATCCTAGAATagtggagttgaagaaaatttgaacttgtCCTCGTACAGTTGTGACTATAAGGATGTCAACGGGTGCAAGTGAGTTCAGTACTAGCTTAGATTATTTCATGAGTCTTAAGAGATATTAGTATTTGTGATCAGTCTAGTGTGCTGAGTTAGTTAGCATTGTATTCATGTTAATTAAGTAATGAAATACAACTTTTTCAACTCAAaatcttctttgttttcaaaagTATTATAATACAAGTATTGGATTGCTAGCTAGCTTACATTGATTTGAGGTTTATTGTATGGTCAATCGCGCTCTAGTGCAACACCGTGGTCCATGATAAAATCGAAAGCATCTTATATGTAGCCGCCTTCCTTCTCAAATGAAAGCTCCACTTGGGGCTTTGGCCTCCACAGTTTTCTTGGAGCCCTGTCGACGACGTGTTGGACAGATAGCTCAACTCGGACTCCCTTTTCTTTAAAGTAGAGTGCTTCAACGAAAGCTCAATTCGGACTCCCTTTTCTTTAATGTTCACTTGCAGCTGACTGTTGGGAAACAACGGTTGTGAA is from Pyrus communis chromosome 10, drPyrComm1.1, whole genome shotgun sequence and encodes:
- the LOC137747224 gene encoding uncharacterized protein isoform X2 — encoded protein: MLRDESSCNTYNYSDALYWDARYVQEGGSFDWYQRYSSLRPFVRHFIPISSSVLMVGCGNAVMSEDMVKDGYEDIMNIDVSSVAINMMRSKYEHIPQLKYMQMDVRDMSFFPDDSFDGVIDKGTLDSLMCGNNAPISAVQMLGEVSRLLKPGGIYMLITYGDPKVRMPHLRRPVYNWKICLYIIPRPGFQTPEGCGLSSKSDLEPVPITEKGLLPADFVLEDPDCHFIYVCKKDDAELVIHQHQLTVDDL
- the LOC137747225 gene encoding uncharacterized protein isoform X2: MAVDAAFETPSPPFYSPSSHFSPQRHFYLAVDRHQFKMETLMDLLGVAGRRPGLPMVVCCSSRDELDAVSSAVGNVPYISLASLYTDLAEADRSLILEHFRQATMRWNPELSAQSAVDNESVKDEQKSHMIVATDACLPLLASGESPIAARVLINYELPTKKETYIRRMTTCLAADGIVINMVVGGEVVTLKSLEESSNLVIAEMPIHISDIL
- the LOC137747224 gene encoding uncharacterized protein isoform X1, with the translated sequence MLRDESSCNTYNYSDALYWDARYVQEGGSFDWYQRYSSLRPFVRHFIPISSSVLMVGCGNAVMSEDMVKDGYEDIMNIDVSSVAINMMRSKYEHIPQLKYMQMDVRDMSFFPDDSFDGVIDKGTLDSLMCGNNAPISAVQMLGEVSRLLKPGGIYMLQITYGDPKVRMPHLRRPVYNWKICLYIIPRPGFQTPEGCGLSSKSDLEPVPITEKGLLPADFVLEDPDCHFIYVCKKDDAELVIHQHQLTVDDL
- the LOC137747225 gene encoding uncharacterized protein isoform X1 — its product is MAVDAAFETPSPPFYSPSSHFSPQRHFYLAVDRHQFKMETLMDLLGVAGRRPGLPMVVCCSSRDELDAVSSAVGNVPYISLASLYTDLAEADRSLILEHFRQATMRWNPELSAQSAVDNESVKDEQKSHMIVATDACLPLLASGESPIAARVLINYELPTKKETYIRRMTTCLAADGIVINMVVGGEVVTLKSLEESSNLVIAEMPIHISEIL